In Arachis stenosperma cultivar V10309 chromosome 1, arast.V10309.gnm1.PFL2, whole genome shotgun sequence, one DNA window encodes the following:
- the LOC130935294 gene encoding protein RKD3-like, with the protein MASCNYFFNPQQIDEYSFPSPIQFSLYDYDYYYYSSGNSNEYPPLECWAHEFSIQDMECYPSLPVYETLSIEPISTIKDYDFYDIKEGFSVWNEVDDGFDCSEKVSSSSSLSNNNNNEENKSIRRVINKRVCREERSSNSTKMLSRKMISDYVYMPITQAAKELDVGLTLLKKRCRELGIRRWPHRKLMSLQTLINNVQELGKEEGRESEEKLRNAIEILEKEKKLLEEMPDLQLEDNTKRLRQACFKANYKKRKLIMGSSSSNSSMESSSSYNIIGHNATRITSSKGDTMDSVGFISFEDEEDQERDIKSVLSLPPLSHNI; encoded by the exons atggCTTCTTGCAACTACTTCTTCAACCCTCAACAAATAGATGAATATTCTTTCCCATCTCCTATTCAGTTTTCCTtatatgattatgattattacTATTATTCCAG TGGGAACAGTAACGAATATCCACCACTGGAATGTTGGGCACACGAGTTTTCAATACAAGACATGGAGTGTTACCCTTCACTTCCTGTTTATGAAACTCTCTCCATCGAACCAATTTCAACTATTAAAG ACTATGACTTTTATGATATTAAGGAAGGGTTTTCTGTCTGGAACGAAGTGGATGACGGCTTTGATTGTTCAGAAAAagtttcatcatcatcatcactttccaacaacaacaacaatgaagaaAATAAGAGCATCAGGAGGGTCATTAATAAACGAGTTTGTAGAGAAGAGAGAAGTAGCAACAGTACGAAAATGTTATCAAGGAAGATGATATCGGATTATGTCTACATGCCGATAACTCAAGCAGCGAAGGAACTTGATGTGGGCTTAACTCTTTTGAAGAAGAGATGCAGAGAGTTAGGGATTCGAAGGTGGCCTCATCGGAAACTTATGAGTCTTCAAACCCTCATCAATAATGTTCAG GAGCTAGGGAAGGaagaggggagagagagtgAAGAGAAGCTAAGGAATGCAATTGAGATATtagagaaggaaaagaagcttctgGAAGAAATGCCTGATTTGCAACTTGAAGACAATACCAAAAGACTTAGACAAGCATGTTTCAAGGCCAACTACAAGAAGAGGAAGCTAATAATGGGTAGTAGTTCTTCAAATTCATCCATGGAATCTTCTTCATCATATAACATTATTGGACATAATGCAACAAGAATAACTAGTAGTAAGGGAGACACGATGGATAGTGTTGGATTTATTAGCTTTGAGGATGAAGAAGATCAAGAACGTGACATCAAATCTGTGTTGTCTTTGCCTCCTTTGTCCCATAACATTTAA